In Burkholderiales bacterium, a single genomic region encodes these proteins:
- a CDS encoding universal stress protein: MFKHILLPTDGSKLSDRAVARGIELAKAVGARVTAMHAIPEFRIMADESFVLPTTMDIKKRYEKEARARTEKMLAKITERAKEAGVKADSVCVMGDVAYEAIIEACKKQKCDVIVMASHGRRGVSGLLLGSETSKVLTHSKVPVLVVR; the protein is encoded by the coding sequence ATGTTCAAGCACATCCTGCTGCCGACCGACGGTTCCAAGCTGTCCGATCGCGCGGTCGCCCGCGGCATCGAGCTCGCCAAAGCGGTCGGCGCGCGGGTCACCGCGATGCACGCCATCCCCGAGTTCCGCATCATGGCCGACGAGAGCTTCGTGCTCCCCACGACCATGGACATCAAGAAGCGCTACGAGAAGGAAGCCCGCGCGCGCACCGAGAAGATGCTCGCGAAGATCACCGAGCGCGCCAAGGAAGCGGGTGTGAAGGCGGACTCGGTGTGCGTCATGGGCGACGTCGCCTACGAAGCGATCATCGAAGCGTGCAAGAAGCAGAAGTGCGACGTCATCGTCATGGCTTCGCACGGACGCCGCGGCGTCTCGGGCCTGCTGCTCGGCAGCGAGACCTCCAAAGTGCTCACGCACTCCAAAGTCCCGGTCCTCGTCGTTCGTTAG
- a CDS encoding cupin-like domain-containing protein yields the protein MDPQRLQNLSPERFATDFMARNRPVVVTDALDGWRLSERWTPDYLVEQFGDERVQVYNSYFDLKTVKKLGAYVRERFNRADGRPNPPYVRWYTKLRNVDFFWADAAFEKMRGYWSRPYFLPAGDYVLPYAPAPEAADPTVDYFPARGLFISERGARTGLHVDPWGSDAVLCQLYGRKSWRLYSPDQAPLLSSGDAVADLECIDTERFPRAAEARPTYEFVLEPGETVYVPHGWYHAVHSDTDCISLTWNFVHRTNAAAFAQWLERPHSKIDEDVVRFFFSRALGADASIQGVRGLVAKTFSCAPETASAAL from the coding sequence ATGGACCCGCAGCGGCTACAAAATCTCTCCCCGGAGCGCTTCGCGACCGATTTCATGGCGCGAAATCGGCCGGTCGTCGTCACCGACGCGCTGGACGGCTGGCGCCTGTCCGAGCGCTGGACGCCCGACTATCTCGTCGAGCAGTTCGGCGACGAGCGGGTGCAGGTCTACAACAGCTATTTCGACCTGAAGACGGTCAAGAAGCTGGGCGCCTACGTGCGGGAGCGCTTCAACCGCGCGGACGGCCGGCCGAACCCGCCGTACGTGCGGTGGTACACCAAGCTGCGGAACGTGGATTTCTTCTGGGCGGACGCGGCCTTCGAGAAGATGCGCGGCTATTGGTCGCGGCCCTACTTCCTCCCGGCGGGCGATTACGTGTTGCCCTACGCCCCCGCGCCCGAGGCGGCCGATCCGACGGTGGATTATTTTCCGGCGCGCGGTCTGTTCATCTCCGAGCGCGGCGCCCGGACCGGCCTTCACGTCGACCCGTGGGGCAGCGATGCGGTGTTATGCCAGCTCTACGGGCGCAAGTCCTGGCGCCTGTACTCGCCGGACCAGGCGCCGCTCCTGAGCTCGGGCGATGCGGTAGCCGATCTCGAATGCATCGATACCGAACGCTTTCCGCGCGCCGCCGAAGCGCGCCCGACGTACGAGTTCGTGCTCGAGCCGGGCGAGACGGTGTACGTCCCGCACGGCTGGTACCACGCCGTGCATTCGGACACCGACTGCATCTCGCTCACGTGGAACTTCGTCCATCGCACGAACGCGGCGGCGTTCGCGCAATGGCTCGAGCGCCCGCATTCGAAGATCGACGAGGACGTGGTGCGCTTCTTCTTCAGCCGCGCGCTCGGCGCCGATGCGTCGATCCAGGGCGTCAGGGGGCTGGTGGCGAAAACTTTCAGCTGCGCGCCAGAGACCGCGAGCGCAGCGCTTTAA
- a CDS encoding type IV pilin protein, which yields MRLVRGQRAAGFTLVELMVSLSVVAIVAAIAYPSYQEQMRKGRRAAAQAFLVEVAAREQQYLLDARTYAVGAGAVTSLNLTVPNEVAPYYTVTVEPAAATSPPTYRLIATPVDAQTADGVLTLDQDGAKTRAGQPGW from the coding sequence TTGAGGTTGGTTCGTGGACAGCGCGCGGCGGGCTTCACGCTCGTCGAGCTCATGGTGTCGCTATCGGTCGTCGCGATCGTCGCCGCGATCGCGTATCCGTCGTACCAGGAGCAGATGCGCAAGGGTCGGCGCGCCGCCGCTCAGGCCTTCCTGGTCGAGGTGGCCGCGCGCGAGCAGCAGTACCTCCTCGACGCGCGCACCTATGCGGTCGGCGCCGGCGCAGTCACCTCGCTCAACCTCACCGTGCCGAACGAAGTCGCACCTTACTATACGGTCACGGTCGAGCCCGCGGCTGCCACCAGCCCGCCGACTTACCGGCTCATCGCGACGCCGGTCGACGCGCAGACCGCCGACGGCGTCCTGACCCTCGACCAGGACGGCGCGAAGACACGCGCGGGACAGCCGGGATGGTGA
- a CDS encoding pyridoxal-dependent decarboxylase, exosortase A system-associated, whose protein sequence is MNDRTSPVNAPRHASQDRWPVVDDGLVVGGVPLARLAARAGRTPFYVYDRAVIDARIAHLRTHFPREVKLHYAIKANPMPALVCHVARGVDGLDVASGGELRIALDAGMSPAEVSFAGPGKSDTELFQAVASGILVNVESLREIDALARASSELGVPARVALRVNPDFELKASGMRMGGGPKQFGIDAEAIPQALEAIRERGLAFEGFHIFTGSQNLRADAICEAQTSAVELALRLAGSAKVRTLNIGGGLGIPYFPGDEPLDIAPIGENLRTLQARVADALPGAALVVELGRYIVGEAGLYVCRVIERKVSRGQVFLITDGGMHHHLSASGNFGQVIRKNYPVTIGNRVKGDKRESASVVGPLCTPLDLLADRMDLAAAREGDLVAIFQSGAYGLTASPTAFLGHPAPVELLV, encoded by the coding sequence ATGAATGACCGAACCTCACCGGTGAACGCGCCGAGACACGCAAGCCAGGATCGCTGGCCGGTCGTCGACGACGGTCTGGTCGTCGGCGGCGTGCCGCTCGCGCGCCTCGCGGCGCGCGCGGGACGCACGCCGTTCTACGTCTACGACCGCGCCGTGATCGATGCGCGCATCGCGCACCTGCGCACGCACTTTCCCCGCGAGGTGAAGCTGCACTACGCGATCAAGGCGAACCCGATGCCGGCGCTGGTCTGCCACGTCGCGCGCGGGGTCGACGGCCTCGACGTCGCTTCCGGCGGCGAGCTCAGGATCGCGCTCGACGCGGGCATGTCCCCTGCGGAAGTGAGCTTCGCCGGTCCGGGCAAGAGCGACACCGAGCTTTTCCAGGCGGTCGCCAGCGGCATCCTCGTGAACGTCGAGTCGCTGCGTGAGATCGACGCCCTCGCCCGCGCGTCCAGCGAGCTCGGCGTGCCGGCGCGGGTCGCGCTGCGCGTGAATCCCGATTTCGAGCTCAAGGCCTCGGGCATGCGCATGGGCGGCGGTCCCAAGCAGTTCGGCATCGACGCCGAGGCGATCCCGCAGGCGCTCGAAGCGATCCGCGAGCGCGGGCTCGCGTTCGAAGGTTTCCACATCTTCACCGGCTCGCAGAACCTGCGCGCCGACGCGATCTGCGAAGCGCAGACGAGCGCGGTCGAGCTCGCCCTGCGACTGGCGGGCAGCGCCAAAGTGCGCACGCTCAACATCGGCGGCGGGCTGGGCATCCCGTACTTCCCGGGCGACGAGCCGCTCGACATCGCGCCGATCGGCGAGAACCTGCGCACGCTACAAGCGCGCGTCGCCGACGCCCTGCCCGGCGCGGCGCTGGTCGTCGAGCTCGGGCGCTACATCGTCGGCGAAGCCGGCCTGTACGTGTGCCGCGTGATCGAGCGCAAGGTCTCGCGCGGCCAGGTGTTCCTGATCACCGACGGCGGCATGCACCACCACCTGTCCGCGAGCGGCAACTTCGGGCAGGTCATCCGCAAAAACTATCCGGTGACGATCGGCAACCGGGTGAAAGGCGACAAACGGGAAAGCGCGTCGGTGGTCGGCCCGCTGTGCACGCCGCTCGATCTGCTCGCCGATCGCATGGATCTCGCGGCAGCGCGCGAAGGCGATCTGGTGGCGATCTTCCAGTCGGGCGCTTACGGGCTCACCGCGAGCCCGACCGCGTTCCTCGGTCATCCCGCGCCGGTGGAGCTGCTCGTCTAG
- a CDS encoding acyl carrier protein has product MDVQQEVTKVLAEVLHLEGRAAGLRRESPLLGALPELDSIAVVGVITTLEERFGFTVEDDELDGSNFATVGALSDFVSGKLETAR; this is encoded by the coding sequence TTGGACGTACAGCAGGAAGTGACGAAGGTCCTTGCGGAAGTGCTGCATCTCGAGGGGCGCGCGGCGGGGCTCCGCAGGGAATCGCCGCTGCTCGGCGCGCTGCCCGAGCTCGATTCGATCGCGGTCGTCGGCGTGATCACCACGCTCGAAGAGCGCTTCGGTTTCACGGTCGAGGACGACGAGCTCGACGGCTCGAACTTCGCGACCGTCGGCGCTCTCTCCGACTTCGTCAGCGGTAAGCTCGAAACTGCACGCTAG
- a CDS encoding DUF1178 family protein: MIVYNLGCSNEHRFEGWFASADDYARQTQSKLLVCPMCGDERVSRLPHASYVSKGSAERAPSAQASKAPAAAPKKGSPQYYANLGAELLQTVMEKVLENTEDVGRAFPEEARKIHYKEAPERHIRGTASTKEVEALRDEGIEVVALPVPPHRMGKTH, translated from the coding sequence GTGATCGTCTACAACCTGGGGTGTTCGAACGAACATCGCTTCGAAGGCTGGTTTGCGTCCGCCGACGACTATGCGCGGCAGACCCAGTCGAAGCTGCTCGTGTGCCCGATGTGCGGCGACGAGCGCGTATCGCGCCTGCCTCACGCGTCGTACGTGAGCAAGGGCTCGGCGGAGCGCGCGCCGAGCGCGCAGGCGTCCAAGGCGCCGGCCGCCGCGCCGAAAAAGGGCAGTCCGCAGTACTACGCCAATCTCGGCGCCGAGCTTCTCCAGACCGTCATGGAGAAAGTGCTCGAGAACACCGAAGACGTCGGCCGTGCCTTCCCCGAGGAAGCGCGCAAGATCCATTACAAGGAAGCGCCGGAACGCCACATCCGCGGCACCGCGAGCACCAAGGAAGTCGAAGCCCTGCGCGACGAAGGCATCGAAGTCGTCGCGCTGCCGGTCCCGCCGCACCGCATGGGCAAGACGCACTGA
- a CDS encoding GspH/FimT family protein, which translates to MVSARARGFTVVEVLVVMAVFAIVAGLAGPALSEMVANQQVRAAAYDLHAALTIARSEALTRNSAVTVAPVGGDWARGWSLTEAGGTVLRRQNAYPRVSLSGPSQVIFSGDGRPDSTATPFGITSSGASATSYRCVRLRLAGRPAIDKGAC; encoded by the coding sequence ATGGTGAGCGCGCGCGCCCGCGGCTTCACGGTCGTCGAGGTCCTCGTCGTGATGGCGGTGTTCGCCATCGTGGCAGGCCTCGCCGGTCCCGCCCTGTCGGAGATGGTCGCGAACCAGCAGGTGCGCGCCGCCGCGTACGACCTGCACGCCGCGCTCACCATCGCGCGCAGCGAAGCGTTGACCCGCAACTCGGCGGTGACGGTCGCACCGGTCGGCGGAGACTGGGCGCGGGGCTGGAGCCTCACCGAAGCCGGCGGCACGGTGCTCAGACGCCAGAACGCGTATCCGCGCGTCAGCCTCTCCGGCCCCTCCCAGGTGATCTTCAGCGGCGACGGCCGGCCCGACTCGACCGCGACGCCGTTCGGCATCACGTCCTCCGGCGCGTCGGCGACCAGCTATCGCTGCGTGCGCCTGCGCCTCGCCGGCCGCCCCGCGATCGACAAGGGGGCGTGCTGA
- a CDS encoding PilW family protein, producing the protein MTQRAQGFSLVELMISITLGLLVLAVLGTIFANTSRSRGELQKTSQQVDNGRYAVELLSEDLQLAGYFGELNVAGVALPAALPDLCSMAIDDWKAALPIHMQGYDAGAGAPSCMPASMKSGGDVVALRRVRTCIAGNAGCEALVGSQPYLQVGLCSATANAYTLGIAADTAFSHTLKDCATAAGRRRYETHIYFVATDNGSGAAIPTLKRLELNGSGYTEVALVEGIERMEVEYGIDTDGDGSPDVYTADPSNFTYAGCTLCSAPANWSNVVTAKLHLLSRTLEPSAGYTDVKTYSLGLNAAGEPVTAGPFNDGYRRNVYTAAVRIVNPSARRDAP; encoded by the coding sequence ATGACCCAGCGCGCGCAAGGCTTTTCGCTCGTCGAGCTGATGATCTCCATCACGCTCGGTCTGCTCGTGCTCGCGGTGCTGGGGACGATCTTCGCCAACACCAGCCGCTCGCGAGGCGAGCTCCAGAAGACCAGCCAGCAGGTCGACAACGGCCGCTACGCGGTCGAGCTGCTCAGCGAAGACCTGCAGCTCGCGGGCTATTTCGGCGAGCTCAACGTGGCGGGCGTCGCGCTGCCCGCCGCCCTGCCCGACCTGTGCTCGATGGCGATCGACGACTGGAAAGCCGCATTGCCGATCCACATGCAAGGCTACGACGCGGGCGCGGGCGCGCCGTCGTGCATGCCCGCGTCGATGAAATCCGGCGGCGACGTCGTCGCGCTGCGCCGCGTGCGCACGTGCATCGCCGGCAACGCCGGCTGCGAAGCGCTCGTCGGGTCGCAACCGTACCTGCAGGTCGGGCTGTGCAGCGCCACGGCGAACGCCTACACACTCGGCATCGCGGCGGACACCGCGTTCTCCCACACGCTGAAAGACTGCGCGACCGCCGCGGGCCGCCGCCGCTACGAGACCCACATCTACTTCGTCGCGACCGACAACGGCTCGGGCGCCGCCATCCCGACGCTCAAGCGCCTCGAGCTCAACGGCTCGGGTTACACCGAGGTCGCGCTGGTCGAAGGCATCGAGCGTATGGAAGTCGAGTACGGCATAGACACCGACGGCGACGGCAGCCCCGATGTCTACACCGCCGATCCGAGCAACTTCACCTACGCCGGCTGCACCCTGTGCTCGGCGCCCGCCAACTGGTCGAACGTGGTGACGGCCAAGCTCCACCTGCTGTCGCGCACGCTCGAGCCGTCCGCGGGCTACACCGACGTGAAGACCTACAGCCTCGGACTCAACGCCGCGGGCGAGCCCGTCACCGCGGGTCCGTTCAACGACGGCTATCGCCGCAACGTCTATACCGCGGCGGTGCGCATCGTGAATCCCTCGGCCCGGAGGGACGCGCCGTGA
- a CDS encoding type IV pilus modification protein PilV gives MRGQAGTTMIELLITIAISAFGLLGIAGLQTRMHVSEMEAAQRAQATILLKHMIDRIAANRKSAMSYVTASELGTAVQDCSGLTSAALDLCEWNNLLAGASETSGSARLGAMIGARGCIVNVDAVMPRKFVVAVVWQGLTPTVAPGGTTCGANQYGDERKRRAMLAPVVFGCLQNDIDTGACVTP, from the coding sequence ATGCGCGGGCAGGCGGGCACGACGATGATCGAGCTCCTGATCACCATCGCGATCAGCGCGTTCGGCCTGCTCGGCATCGCCGGTCTGCAGACGCGCATGCACGTCTCGGAGATGGAAGCCGCGCAACGCGCGCAGGCGACCATCCTGCTGAAGCACATGATCGACCGCATCGCGGCCAACCGCAAGAGCGCGATGAGCTACGTTACGGCGAGCGAGCTCGGCACCGCGGTGCAGGACTGCTCGGGGCTCACGAGCGCTGCGCTCGACCTGTGCGAATGGAACAACCTGCTCGCCGGCGCATCCGAGACCAGCGGCAGCGCGCGTCTCGGCGCGATGATCGGGGCGCGCGGCTGCATCGTGAACGTCGACGCGGTGATGCCGCGCAAGTTCGTCGTCGCGGTGGTGTGGCAGGGCCTCACGCCCACCGTCGCGCCGGGCGGCACCACGTGCGGCGCGAACCAGTATGGCGACGAGCGCAAGCGCCGCGCGATGCTCGCGCCGGTCGTGTTCGGCTGTCTGCAGAACGACATCGACACCGGGGCCTGCGTGACGCCATGA
- a CDS encoding PilX N-terminal domain-containing pilus assembly protein — protein MRSLSSQRGATLLVALVILVLLALLSLSAFQTSMTDQKASGNMQARTEALNAAQETIETVISTRQFVVDPSNAIAKPCEGPNTYCSDLNGDGAPEYKTRLLPAPACVTTKVLKVSDLDLNSSEDLSCSVGQSQQFGVAGADTAASDSLCANTMWEVTAETTAVGGGAKVTVSQGIGLRVGADEASGSCL, from the coding sequence GTGAGATCGCTTTCCAGCCAGCGCGGCGCGACCCTCCTCGTGGCGCTCGTCATCCTCGTGCTGCTCGCCCTGCTCTCGCTCAGCGCGTTCCAGACCAGCATGACCGACCAGAAAGCGTCGGGGAACATGCAGGCGCGGACCGAAGCGCTCAACGCCGCGCAGGAGACGATCGAGACGGTGATCAGCACCCGCCAGTTCGTCGTCGATCCGTCGAACGCCATCGCGAAGCCGTGCGAAGGCCCTAACACGTACTGCTCGGACCTCAACGGCGACGGTGCGCCCGAATACAAGACGAGGCTCCTGCCCGCGCCGGCGTGCGTGACGACCAAGGTACTCAAGGTGTCCGACCTCGACCTCAACAGCTCCGAAGATCTCTCCTGCTCGGTCGGGCAATCGCAGCAGTTCGGCGTCGCCGGTGCGGACACCGCGGCGAGCGACTCGCTGTGCGCGAACACCATGTGGGAAGTCACGGCCGAAACGACCGCGGTCGGCGGCGGCGCGAAAGTCACGGTGTCGCAAGGCATCGGGCTGCGCGTCGGCGCGGACGAAGCGAGCGGGTCGTGCCTGTGA
- a CDS encoding acyl-CoA ligase (AMP-forming), exosortase A system-associated has product MDTTLLHELPLASAERRPQHIALTCQTQSTTYADLAAALYAFAAGLAELGLARAARVGIYLDKRVETVAAAFGATAAGGVFVPVNPLLKPDQVGHILRDCNVRVLVTSPERAAMLAETLEACPDLAHLVLVGDAQPPASRTYAVHRWGALCSAAARPGHRVIDSDVAAILYTSGSTGKPKGVVLSHRNMVTGAKSVASYLENTAADTLLAALPLSFDAGFSQLTTAFHAGARVVLLNYLLPRDLLNTMARERVTGLTAVPPLYIQLTQLAWPESIAEHLRYFANTGGRMPRDTLSRLRAILPGAKPYLMYGLTEAFRATYLPPSEVDARPDSIGKAIPNAEVLVLREDGTPCAPNEPGELVQRGALVALGYWNDPEKTAERFRPLPPGAASREAGVVLPETAVFSGDTVRADEDGFLYFVGRRDEMIKTSGYRVSPTEIEEAIYATALVGEAAAFGVSHPTLGQAVVVVATPRNGAALDATALLGACRSRLPAYMAPAKIDVREGPLPRNANGKIDRKRLATEFASLYE; this is encoded by the coding sequence ATGGATACCACTCTGCTGCACGAGCTGCCGCTCGCATCCGCCGAACGGAGGCCGCAGCATATCGCACTTACCTGCCAAACCCAATCGACCACCTACGCCGATCTCGCGGCCGCGCTGTATGCGTTCGCGGCGGGCCTGGCCGAGCTCGGGCTCGCCCGTGCGGCGCGCGTCGGCATCTATCTCGACAAGCGCGTCGAGACCGTCGCCGCTGCCTTCGGCGCGACCGCCGCGGGCGGCGTCTTCGTGCCGGTCAACCCGCTGCTCAAGCCCGACCAGGTCGGCCACATCCTGCGCGACTGCAACGTGCGCGTGCTCGTCACCTCGCCCGAGCGCGCCGCGATGCTCGCCGAGACGCTCGAGGCGTGTCCCGATCTCGCGCACCTCGTGCTCGTCGGCGATGCGCAGCCGCCGGCATCCCGCACGTACGCGGTGCACCGCTGGGGCGCGCTCTGCTCCGCCGCTGCGCGTCCCGGCCATCGCGTGATCGACAGCGACGTCGCCGCGATCCTCTACACCTCGGGCAGCACCGGCAAGCCGAAGGGCGTCGTGCTCTCCCACCGCAACATGGTGACGGGCGCCAAGAGCGTCGCGTCGTATCTCGAGAACACCGCCGCCGACACGCTGCTCGCGGCGCTGCCGCTATCGTTCGACGCCGGCTTCTCGCAGCTCACAACCGCGTTCCACGCCGGTGCGCGCGTGGTGCTGCTCAACTACCTGCTCCCGCGCGATCTCCTCAACACCATGGCGCGCGAGCGCGTCACCGGCCTGACGGCGGTGCCGCCGCTCTACATCCAGCTCACGCAGCTGGCGTGGCCGGAGTCGATCGCGGAGCACCTGCGCTACTTCGCGAACACCGGCGGGCGCATGCCTCGCGACACGCTCTCGCGGTTGCGCGCGATCCTGCCTGGAGCCAAGCCGTATCTCATGTACGGTCTCACCGAAGCGTTTCGCGCCACGTACCTGCCGCCTTCGGAAGTCGACGCGCGTCCGGATTCGATCGGCAAGGCGATACCGAATGCCGAAGTGCTGGTGCTGCGCGAGGACGGCACACCGTGCGCGCCGAACGAGCCGGGCGAGCTGGTGCAGCGCGGCGCGCTCGTCGCGCTCGGCTACTGGAACGATCCGGAGAAGACCGCCGAGCGCTTCAGGCCGCTGCCGCCCGGAGCGGCGAGCCGCGAAGCCGGCGTCGTCCTGCCCGAGACCGCGGTATTTTCCGGGGACACCGTGCGTGCCGACGAGGACGGATTCCTCTATTTCGTGGGGCGCCGCGACGAGATGATCAAGACTTCGGGTTATCGCGTGAGCCCGACCGAGATCGAGGAAGCGATCTACGCGACGGCGCTCGTCGGCGAAGCGGCGGCTTTCGGCGTGTCCCATCCCACGCTGGGACAGGCGGTGGTCGTCGTCGCCACGCCGCGCAACGGCGCGGCGCTCGATGCGACGGCGCTGCTCGGCGCGTGCCGCAGCCGATTGCCCGCGTACATGGCGCCTGCGAAGATCGACGTGCGCGAAGGGCCGCTCCCGCGCAACGCGAACGGCAAGATCGACCGCAAGCGCCTCGCGACCGAGTTTGCGTCGCTCTATGAATGA
- a CDS encoding UDP-glucose/GDP-mannose dehydrogenase family protein — translation MKITIVGAGYVGLVTAAGFAEMGNTVLCVESDASKLRMLESGIVPIHEPGLDGLLASNAKAGRLLFSGSLPRAAEDCQIFFIAVGTPPREDGSPDMSYVHGVAKEIGQAIKGYALVITKSTVPVGTADQVRSIVEGELAARGARFDFDVVSNPEFLKEGAAVKDFMTPERVILGVESERAETMLRKLYAPFVRSHDRIQVMRPREAEMTKYASNALLATKISFMNEIAELCDELDVDIERVRAGVGADSRIGYAFLYAGCGYGGSCFPKDVKALIHTAKGIKTDAGILEAVEHRNARQKRRLYDKVVARFGANLKGRTFAVWGLAFKPDTDDVREASSLTTIELLIDAGAKVRAFDPIAIDNVRKSVPAEWIESRQLTFCTEAYEALEGADAMLLVTEWKQFRNPDFDAIKTKLRAPVIFDGRNQYDPADLTALGFEYYGIGRGRKPESAHA, via the coding sequence ATGAAGATCACGATCGTTGGCGCGGGCTATGTAGGGCTCGTCACCGCCGCCGGATTTGCGGAAATGGGCAATACCGTGCTGTGCGTGGAGTCCGATGCCTCCAAATTGCGCATGCTGGAATCGGGCATCGTTCCAATCCACGAGCCCGGTCTCGACGGGCTGCTGGCGAGCAATGCGAAGGCGGGGCGGCTCCTGTTCAGCGGATCGCTCCCGCGGGCCGCCGAGGACTGCCAGATCTTCTTCATCGCGGTCGGCACGCCGCCGCGCGAGGACGGCTCGCCCGACATGTCGTACGTGCACGGCGTGGCGAAGGAGATCGGACAGGCGATCAAGGGCTACGCGCTGGTGATCACCAAATCCACCGTGCCCGTCGGCACTGCCGACCAGGTGCGCAGCATCGTCGAGGGGGAGCTTGCGGCGCGCGGCGCGCGGTTCGACTTCGACGTCGTCAGCAACCCCGAATTCCTCAAGGAAGGCGCCGCGGTCAAGGATTTCATGACTCCCGAGCGCGTCATCCTCGGCGTCGAAAGCGAGCGCGCCGAGACGATGCTGCGCAAGCTCTATGCGCCTTTCGTGCGCAGCCACGACCGCATCCAGGTGATGCGGCCGCGCGAGGCCGAAATGACGAAATACGCCTCGAACGCGCTGCTCGCGACCAAGATCTCGTTCATGAACGAGATCGCGGAGCTCTGCGACGAGCTCGACGTGGACATCGAGCGCGTCCGCGCCGGGGTCGGCGCGGACTCCCGCATCGGCTACGCGTTTCTATATGCGGGCTGCGGCTACGGCGGCTCGTGCTTCCCCAAGGACGTCAAGGCGCTCATCCATACCGCCAAGGGCATCAAGACCGACGCCGGGATCCTCGAGGCGGTCGAGCACCGCAACGCGCGCCAGAAGCGCAGGCTCTACGACAAGGTGGTCGCGCGCTTCGGCGCGAACCTGAAGGGCCGCACCTTCGCGGTCTGGGGCCTCGCGTTCAAACCCGACACCGACGACGTGCGCGAAGCCTCGTCGCTCACCACGATCGAGCTCCTGATCGACGCCGGCGCGAAGGTGCGCGCGTTCGACCCGATCGCCATCGACAACGTGAGGAAATCGGTCCCGGCCGAGTGGATCGAGAGCCGCCAGCTCACGTTCTGCACCGAAGCCTACGAAGCGCTCGAAGGCGCCGACGCGATGCTGCTCGTCACCGAGTGGAAGCAGTTCAGGAATCCCGACTTCGACGCGATCAAGACGAAGCTGCGCGCGCCGGTGATCTTCGACGGGCGCAACCAGTACGATCCCGCGGACCTGACGGCGCTGGGCTTCGAGTACTACGGCATCGGACGCGGCCGCAAACCCGAGAGCGCGCACGCCTAA
- a CDS encoding rhomboid family intramembrane serine protease, with protein sequence MAPVTQSLLIANIAVYLLQSVVGGPLFDYFALWPLDSGFAPWQVVTYSFLHDPTSFTHILFNMLALYMFGSDIERVFGPRRMLAYYLVCVVTAAVAQLTVSWVMHSPPYPTVGASGGVFGLLLAFGMYFPRRTLMLIFPPIPMPAWLFVTLYGAIELFLGVTGTQQGVAHFAHLGGMLGGFLMIRHWRSGSRWR encoded by the coding sequence ATGGCCCCAGTCACCCAATCGCTGCTCATCGCGAACATCGCCGTCTACCTCCTGCAATCGGTGGTGGGCGGGCCGCTGTTCGATTATTTCGCGCTGTGGCCGCTCGACTCAGGTTTTGCGCCCTGGCAGGTCGTCACCTACAGCTTCCTGCACGACCCGACGAGCTTCACGCACATCCTGTTCAACATGCTGGCGCTGTACATGTTCGGCTCGGACATCGAGCGCGTGTTCGGGCCGCGGCGGATGCTGGCGTACTACCTGGTCTGCGTCGTCACTGCGGCGGTCGCGCAGCTCACGGTGTCATGGGTGATGCACTCGCCGCCGTATCCGACGGTCGGCGCTTCCGGCGGCGTCTTCGGGCTGCTGCTCGCATTCGGCATGTACTTCCCGCGCCGCACGCTCATGCTCATCTTCCCGCCGATCCCGATGCCGGCGTGGCTGTTCGTCACGCTGTACGGGGCGATCGAGCTCTTCCTCGGCGTGACCGGCACGCAGCAGGGCGTCGCGCATTTCGCCCACCTGGGCGGCATGCTCGGCGGTTTCCTGATGATCCGTCACTGGCGGTCGGGATCGCGCTGGCGGTAG